TGACGAATCACCTGAAATCAGGACTGTACCAATGGGGTGGTGATGCAGCAAGTTTTGAGAAAGAGGGTCCCTACATTGAGCTGGTTACTTCTCCCAATAATCCTGATGGACATGCAAGAATATCTAAGGTCAACAGAAGCCAGGGATTTTTGGTTCATGACCTTGCTTATTACTGGCCACAGTACACTCCAATATCAGCACCTGCAGATCATGATCTTACCCTTTTCACTGTTTCAAAAACCACTGGCCATGCTGGAATGCGCATAGGGTAAGTTCACCCATATCATAAAGACTACCTTTTTCTACAGTCCtcaattattttctctttcacaACATTTGTACAACGTTCATTGGATGTTTTTTCAATTACTGTTCTACCATAATTGGAATTTTACTTTCTTAACCTGCATAATGCTTTGATGTAAatcttcagttttttttttttttaactgtaATGTTAGTTGTTTGTATGTTAGCAGGGGAGTTAACTCACAGCCTCTTCCACTCTTCTTTCTAAACCAATCTTATAATTTCTAAGTGTCAGAGGAGAGAGTTGAATCCACAATATATCCTACTCTCCCTTTCAATTTTACCACTAAATCAATCTTATAACTCGATGTAAATCTTCAGTAACtagattatcaaaattaaactcTTAATTATCATTAGAAAACAATACAAAGTCACAATGAACATATGTGTAACGTATTTAAGTTCATATCTTTTATCAATCTTTTTAAGACTCTTTTGTTAGAAAGTATTGACATATGTGAAACCAAATATGTTAATGATTAATCTAGAAGTATTGGTAGTTGAACAGGAACCATTTTGGTTTCCTGAAAGGTGTTTGATGtatcaaaaaataaagtaaagaaaGATGAAGGAAATTCCTAGAAGAATCCACATTAACTTTTGTATTTTGTGTAGGTGGGCTCTTGTGAAAGACAAAGAAGTGGCaaagaaaatgacaaaattCATAGAGCTGAACACAATTGGAGTGTCTAAGGATTCTCAACTCAGGGCTGCTAAGGTTTTAAGGGCAGTTTCTGACAGCTGGGAACAAGGAAACTCCAAAGAGGGGGAGTCATTCTTCAAGTTCAGCCACAAACTCATGGCAAACAGGTGGAAACAACTGAGACTAGTGGTGGAGCATAGTGAGTTGTTCAGTTTGCCTAAATTTTCACAATCATTCTGCACTTTTTTCAAACAGGTCTTGGAGCCTCAACCAGGTACTTACTTGCTCAATTCATCACAAATTTAATTTCATGCATTCATTTCGTCTTTCTCAGTATGGTTTTCAGTTACTTGTTTAGTGATTTTGTTTGTGCTTAGCTTTTAAGAAAAGTGTATCCGTAATTAACTTCAATTTACATCAAGTCTTACATTGTTTATGTTTTATGCATATTTGATGATTTGACAGCTTTTGTGTGGTTAAAGTGTGAGGGAAACGTGGAAGACTGCGAAAGCTTCCTTCGAGCACACAACATCTTAACTAGAAGTGGAAAACACTTTGGGGTCAGTCCAAAATACGTAAGAATTAGCATGTTGGATACTGATGAAAATTTTAGCCACTTTCTAGAGAGACTTTCTGCCATAAAGTCGTGATTACTGAAATTTGCTTCTGGGTAATGTTTGTATGATATTTAGAAGTGTTAGTTTTCTGTATGATGGAAAGTGAAACACAGAAATGCAATTTTGCTCCTTCTCTTTTTGCTGCATATTTCATTCATGTCATGGCTATTTCTCTGTTTAATAAGAATAGTACCTCAATAATCCAATTcttttaatacaaataattcATACAATTTTGGACAAAATGATGATGTACAAGACACAAAAAACATTACAAGATTAACATAGTTTAACAATCGGTGGTTGAGGAAAACTAATGGACTCTTGTTCATATTTCACATACCTTTCTACGCTTTTACCCAATCTCGTAACAGTAGTTCTGATACAACATAGATTAATTGAAATTATGTATTAGGAATGACAAATATCAACAAATGACAAGTATCTACAGGTAAAATCCTTATTAACTGGTTGGGTTACTATCtactaaagaaacaaaattatatttttatccttaTTAGGTTTAAGTTGTTGaggttttatttaaaaatgtattttttgttaGTATTATGTAAGAAAACATCCTTAATCAattaaagatagaaaaaaaaattacattattataatatttacatataaacGTTATAATTACCGGATAAACTCTCATGCTTCCCcatcatattcattcattaCATCATATAGAAATTGGAATGTTACATGTTCACACATGTCTACATATTCACACATCTCATGCCTACATAATATTATTACTCAAAATACTTTGAGAACCACTATTTTGTGTGCTTCTTACATTAGTACTTTACGAAgtacataaatattaatgttCTGGAAAGtaacacaaaaaaatatttaggaaaataaaaatgcgttttgaaaaatatgatccaaaatgtaaaaaggaaaagtgtttatgaaatactttttaaaatactcTCTTTATAGTCCAAAGTATATTTTTGgcacacattttttttcttttaatatttttgaaagcaccttttgaaacttttttttttcattttcgtgTTTCCAAAAGCATTTTCAAAAtgtcaagaaaaagaaatttattatgaaatgttaattttgtttccAAGAAATACATTCCAAaatgtaaaaatagaaaattgtgTTCTATTAACTAATTTTCGAATTACTcttcttttaatatttcaaaatgtattttccttagtacattttattttttttaatattatgaaatatttatatttgttaattgtttttCCGAACATGAAACAAGAAAGTGATAGTAAGggtatatcatttttttaaataaatgaattaaaatggTTGTAAACAAAAGAAGCCTTAATTTTTTTGATGTAAACTCTTTAATCTTATTTAATCCCAAAACACTGACAGTAGCTGTTTTAAAGTTTTGTATTGAGGCCCGAATTATATGAATGTACTACAATATGTGATACAACAGTGTATAGATTTCTAAAAATGTAATGAGTTTTATACTCTTATTCAATCACAAACCCTTATGTATAATATTAACATTAGATATTTTGCATAAAACTTACGTACGTTTATGAATAATACTActtatttatttccttttgcctttttttaatctgtttgtCTTCATTTTAATGGGATTTTGACACCCCAAGCCTGGTTTCTTAGCCCGCCATTTTGTATTGGTCTAGCTTAAggcccaaatataaaaaaaaaatggggcttttcttcttgcacctccATAATTTCTATTTACTAAAAATTTCAGAACAAATTTTCTGCAAATTATGGAACACGCTTTTCAAAACAAGAACGCATGGAATGTATTTTGAAATGAgctttttggaaaaaaaattcaaatttttattgcaCCATATGTGATTAGACACAAGAGTACATGTTTAGTTGTCTTTGCTACCTAATGACAAAAAAAAGCACAAAGTCTAAGCTTCTTCTAGATTTTTATTTATGCGGTTAAGATTGGTTTTAGCAAGGATGTTGTGTAAGAGTACCCTCCATTCAAAGGTAATGATCTTTGTTGGTGCACCCATTCCAAGAGGTCCTTTCTCTACGAACCTTCACTCATATGATTTTCCTTCCATGTTCCTATTTGATTGATCTTTCGGTTTGAGAATAATCACACTAGAAAGTGCATTCATTTAATTGTAGTACCAAATGTCATATCTACATGTACTTGATCAATATGATCTTTCAGTTAGAGAACAATCATACTAGAAAGTGCATTAGTTTAATTGTAGTACCAAGTGTCAAGGATTTGATCAACATTTATCAAAACTCGTGATGCTattttggatttgaaaataaaacatttttattgtgaaatatgttaccaatgaggaagcattggtgtcttgatgataatgattttgatgatgttacaaagtgaagaatatgaagactcTTGTTgtattaagtttaaaagcattCTTGTATAACAGAAGATACCAGGACCGAGCAGTTAAGTATCGAGCGGTGGAAGACATGACCGAGACCAAGAGAGGTATGACCAAGACCGAGTAGTTAGGACCGAGCGGTGGAAGACATGACCGAGACCAAGCGAGGTATGACCAAGACCGAGCAGTTAGGACCGAGCAATGGAAGGCATGACCGAGACCAAGCGAGACATAAATGAGACCGAGCGATAGTAGTTAGGTTTTTGAGTTCTGACACTGTAGAATAAAATGTTAAGAGttggaagaagagagagaagaaaaggtcAGGTCGAACGGAGGAAAGTTGTAAAGAAttaggccgaacggtggaaagCTGTAAGAAGTCGAGTCGAACGATAGAAAGCAGTAAGGGCTCAAGCCGAACAGTGAAAAGCAATAAGGAATCGAGCTGAACAACAGAAGGTAGTAAAGGCTCAAGGCGAACGACAGAAGGCGGTGAGAGCTCGTGCCAAACAGTGGAAGGAGGTGTAGAACTAAAGCCGACCAGTTGAAGAGTTAAATATTCTGACTATTCCAAGtctcgcagataatcgattatcacttacagtaatcgattatcattggcAATATTAatatgtcttttcagtttcgACCTGCATGCTATATATACTTTTGTCAAATTCCTTTATAAGTTATTtatgccatttgagaatacagtttgtctgaggaagttctcaagtgatagtgtttactcttgtcaagtcttgtgaataggagaagctcgcgctttgtgtgtcaaagctcggagtggttctcttcaagttggcagagttgtctcttccggttcgtttgtcgaaggaaggtttttttttgttcttaatttatattcatCTTGTTGTAATTgtgaaacaatattttagtgaaaaagttaatcactatttatagtgattaacgactggacgtagaatcttttgattcgaaccaggataaaaatcatcTGTGTGATTTTTCTCTTCACTATACTCTTTAAACTTTTAGCACATCAGCTGTTCGATAAaagttttataagaaaattaaaggaactcTTTTATTGACTAAACACGCTTTCCGCTCCTAACAATCTAATACGTTTTAACTCTGTTACGCAAAatcggtaccgattgttccaacaaaaTATAATGTTGATCCAgaactttaaagttaaaaatgggTAACTTAGCATGATAAATTGTGTTGGAATTAGATTTTCCAACTCTGTTCTTAAGTGTGCTTACTGTTTCATTGAATTAACATACGTTGTTAATTGTTCCTAGAAATACACTAATGTAATCATAGACCCATGTCTACAGCCTAGAACCTAAAGACATTCAAACTTAGTGTGATTTCTCTATTCCTGATGAATGAATTCTTTACATTAATTTGAACAAGACTCTATCATCAACTAAAGCATATAGGCGCATGTCCATCACCTAACAACATTAGATGACTCAATTGGATCTATAAAACGAATTAACTTTTGCCTAACTCGAGTTATATATGCAACGAATGATTGATTAATTCATCACACATGGGATGCAAAATGAATCACTAACATATGGACAACtacttatataaaataataaaacaatactagtACAAAATTTTAAAGTGCTACATCCAATCCCAACACTTTGGAAGTTCAACAACTCATGATAATTCTAACAATTGATCCTAGGAGTTGTTGTCCATTCCATATGTCTCCTTTAGTCTAAGAGATATTACAAGTGAAATCAGATCAATAGACTCTAGAGAGAGAAACTAGAATCTAAATGGAATTCTAGATATAAAATAAGGGGGTTTCCCCCTAATTTATAGAAATTGGAAGATCTGGCTCTTCAAAAGAATGGTTTCATTTATTCATCAAAGAACCTAGAAACAGACTCCCCCCACAAGAAACATTGGTGGACAAAGGCAACGAACAATGAAAAAGACACTGTAGACAAATGAAATTAGGAGAGCAGGATTGAGATACTTAAACATAGGTGTTGAAAGACAAAGTTCTTAGGGCGTCCGACCGAGACGATCAAAATCGTGTCTTCATTGGTCAAAACTGGAAGTCCAACTGTGGTTGCGGTAGATGGCAGCCTCCAGCGATAGATGGCGACAATGTCGGCAGCAGTAGGAGACAATGTCGCTGCTGACAACGACAGGTGTAATGGGGAGAggtgacaaatttttttttctcaaaataacCTTAGTTgtagataccatgttgaatatagtaaaaactatgtatgagattaatctcccttgtgttgaatatacacatagggtattctatttataataaaagaaatatgggctaagctcATAACACAAATAAGGAATAATAAgaaactaactaaaaataaaagaaagataatatatctaacatatCAAAGCAAATTGtccaaataaagaaaagaaaggaagaaaattcTCCAAAAGAAAGGAGTGGGAAGAGTATAATTCAAGCTCCGCATCAGACATTGACGACTTTGATGAGCAGCAAATATCTGTTTATTGGCGGAAGACGATATAattggaagccaagtaagtacctCTAGCGATTGTGATAAATCTAATGATATAGATTTTGATGAGAATGAATTGCATGATCCATATAGAGAATTATTGTTAGAGTTAGAAAAACTAGATATTGCTCATAAGAAgttgaaaaaggattttaaagaattaaaatcaaaattttaaaatacgcttgaagaaaatgaaaattttaaaaaataaaatttcatatttagaTAAAGGAAAATTTGTTAGTAGTGATGACTATACATCTTGCATTAGTTTAAAGAAACTACTAGAAACAACCAAAAGAGAATGTAGTAAAAGAGAATGTAGTAAAAGCtctatagaaaagaaaaaggatgtTAAAAATAGGCATGTTCCTAAAGCTAAAACTAGAACTAAAAGAACCCGTAGAGTTtggagagaaaaaggaattaCTTATTATAGGAACCCAAATGTTGTTACATGTTTTTATTGCATGGAAAAGGGACATACATCTAATAAATGTAGAATAAATCATTATAATGTTCCAAATGAAATATATGCatggattcctgttataaaaCAACCTGTTTCTAACTTCAAAAGACCCAAATAAGTATCTTTGTggaccaaaatattatttttctgttttgcaggttatttcaaaattaagaatatcTTTTGGATGCTGGAAAGTAAATATCTGCACCAAaatttggtaatgtatgaattGTCAAACTAAGAGGGAGTTTTATCTATTCAAAAATTTAGACACTAaagtttctaaaagaaaaatttgacaATTATCTTTGATAAactatttctctttctttcttaagGTGTTTGATTCAGGgatagtttaattttgtttaaatttaactcaCATAAGAGGAGATAACaaaatgaacaatttttttattatgataaaaaagggggagaaaatctttaaagtttaaatttacttCAAAGTTGCATTATTTTTTCTAGAGTCCATCTTATGCTCTTTTTAGTTTAAGTTGTGTACTTACAAGGCATTACAAAAAGTTTTAAAccatattttttatcatcataaaaaagagGAGATTGTTATCAAAACAGAAggtgttttgatgatgataaaaaccAGAATGATGATGACAAGTATAAGAAattcaagaagaaaaagatagtAGAAGACTTGTAATTTTCTATGTAAAGCTTTTGTAACAAGTCTAAATTTAATGTATAGGACTTAGCTTAAGAGTAGAAATTATGTTTTGCAAAATCACTGTAACAAAACATTGTAGTAAATCACTGTAGCACTGTTCACATGAATAGTAGCGATGAGCGGTGAATAGTAGCACTTAGCAGTAATGATtatggaataatcgattaacaagagttGTAATTGATTtctattaatcgattaacacttaaattaatcgattaaaaatatgttactaACCGTTTTGAGTTGTTGAACTATCTGTTACTTTGTCTTTTAGTGAATAATCtattaacattcaaaataatcgattattacagtgaATCACTTGTGAAAGCTAAAGATATTGTGAAACTCTCTAGAGGCTTGGGAAACTTAGTGTTGGCAGAGTTGTTGAAATATTGGTGCTGTTGCTGAGGAAAAGTCGAATCATCCTTTGTGTGTCAGAGGatgtgttcatcctttgtgtgtCAGAGGAGGTTTTCTGAGGTAGCTATCATCCTTTGTGTTAGAGGAGGTGTTAATCATTTGTGTGCCAAAGGAGGTGTTATGAGGTAGCTATCATCCTCTAtgtcagaggaggtgttcatccttcgcgGAGCGTCAAAGGAAatgttcatcctttgtgtgtcaaaggagGTGTAGAAGAAGCGATCATCCTTTGTGTGTTAGAGGAAGTGTTCATCTCTTGTGTGTCAGGGGAAATGAGTCTCATCTCTTGTGCGTCAAGAGAGGTGTTTCTAAACCTTAACTTTTATCTTTTTGATTGtaagtttttgtttgtttgtttgtttttagtgCATTAGTTAATCTCCTTTTTTAGAGATTAACAATTGGACGCAAGGTCTGCTGAtccgaaccaatataaaattatttgtccaaatctctctttctctacaCTCTTCGTTGTTGTTAATATTATTTGctaagagagaagaaaaaaaattttaaagcaCAAAAACCAATTCACCCATCATCTTGGTTATTGTCCAATTCCATGCAAAATCATTCCACTGTGCAGCTCTGACAAACAGTTCCCAAAACTACACACTTTCCCCAAAACTATGATCTTAGAATTTTACCtgtcaaaaccctaattttgtgGCCAAAACTCACCCTTCTTCTAATATATTCCAAACCAAAGTTTTGTACAAATACATCAACCCCGATTCACTAAATCTACATTcacaaattcatcaataaagaaCTTTTCACATCAGCAAACCAACTACATATCAACATGCATAAGTTTTCAATTCAACACACCACCATTTTCAAGAACCCAACCTACCAAATTTTAGGATTTAATTAAAGCTCACCAATCCATCAAAACATCATCATACAAACATCAAATATCACATGCATTCCAAATTCAAACCAAATAAACTAGCTTCACTTACCTGGTTGACGCTCTGACAGTTCTAAGAACTCTAAAATTCTTCCTACGACTCTAAGATCTCTATTTGCTCTCTATAGCTGAAATCAATCGGCTAAAAATGAAGATCCCGCCTCAAGGAACCCTGTCTCTGATCTTCCAATAAATGAGTAAGGAGTTaaaatttctagagagaagacaaaaaatttaaagaagaaaattttagAGAGATAAAACTTTTTAGATAATGAAACTCCGTattagaaaattctatttatactattgatatttttgaaataaaataatggagTATCATTATTTGAAACACTCTACCACATCTAATACTCAAATTTTGAGGGTCTTACATTctctccaacaacaaaaattttcgtcctcgaaaattcacTCATCAAGTACAAAGAAAAGATGCTCTCCACATTCCTTCTTATAACAAACATCTAAACGTGACCGAGATACTACTCCCAACAACCTGACTGCCTAAAGACCTTACCTTTGTGTTAAATGCTCTAGTGTTCAATAGTGTAGATTGGTTTAGCCCCTACTCTCAAAACAACTTCTCAATCGCCAAACCTCAGCTTTTGAGAATTCTTTTTACCAAATTGCATTTGTCAAACTCAACTCAACTCCCATCTGTCTTCCACTACTTTTTGTAAACTCCTCCTAAAACTTTAGGTTGTCTTTGATATCAATTTGACCTCCGACTGTATCACTTCACCTTTTCTTGCTCTCTCTTTGAAGCATCACACAATTGTATTGATTACATATGACTTATGATCTACTATCAACTGCTAACACTTTTGATCACCCCTAATCAAACCCACTCTAATGACTTCACATTTCTTTATTGATCTTCACTCTTGAGTAACATAGTCCTCAACTATATTATTCCACTATCAACATAGAATTCTCATCCTTTGCAACAACCCAACTAATTTGAGCACTTCATTTTCACTTCTTTACTCTCCATCTTGAACCATCTACATTTCTCAGCCTAGTAACCTGTAGCCCATCTTAGATCCTGTAGCCCATCTTAGATCTATATCCTTCTCAACTTGAAATCACTAGTTTGGTCAATACTTAGCTACATCTCAAATTAGGATTGTCCAAACTGCCATTTTCTCAACCATTTGATGACTCACTAGTTATAGTCTTGCAACTATACTGATTAAATCCTCTTAATATTTTGCTTTAGATAATTGGTCTTCATACTTTTTCACTaactcttaatttttcttatcaatCCAATAacttgaattttctttttatttcggTCATCTATTAACACTACTTCACCTTAAGATTTACACTATAAGCTGAAACCATAGCACAGTTCACCCCCTTCGTCTACTGACCCACTTTCTTTGATCAACATCCATTAATACTCTCTCATGTTTGAGTTAACATCGCCACTTGAAACCATAGGctcacttcttcttctttgtctcATATCTATTCCCTTTACACCAAACCTCACCTCTGGCTTTTAAAGATCACCAAAcacatttaaaatgaaatctCCTTACAACTTCGCTTCAACTCTTGTACTCATACTAACCCACCAACTCTTATCCCATCTTCATAAACCAAACAATTCACACATTCTCTCTCTTCCAAACATATGTTAATATTCTCTCACACTTCAAGATTGACACCTCAACTTGAGTAAGATGACCATTGTCATGAACCTCACATCATAAACACATAGTGGGTCACTACTTCGTTGCATTACTCTGATCCACATACATTCCTACTCTTTTGTTTACTGAAGAAAATGATCCTTTTGTGTCATTGCTGACAATAAAATGACCAACTTTGAGAAACCTCCTTCTTAACTTTCATAGAACTTGCAATGCATTAGAACTTCTCTTTTCCAACGACATCATTAGCATTCCCTTTCTTTAACCGTGTTTCAACTCCTTAAAACCATATTCCTAAACGTCACTTCTCCTTAAGCCACAACTCACATTTTAACTATTCAACAtatcatcttcttctctttcaaGATCCATCAAACTTATAGTTATTCCGATGATTGTACTGAGTCCAAAACACCACTTCTCTCGCAACTCCTCTACTTACACCCTTTTATCTCACAATCAGCAGGAACTATTCAATTAGGAACTATTTACACTAGTTCTAGATCAAACACAAATGAAATAGTGAACCTCACCGCTCCAAGGTGGAAATTCTAGTACATGTTTTAGAACACACAAAGAAACCCTtcaaaaaccaagactttgtcCTCTCTTCTTCACTTGTTGTTGTTAAACTTTTCTAACTCTCATGACACTTTGCCTTCTTAACTTAATCCACCCTTAGTGTACAACCACTGACTAACATTCTTGAAATAAGAAACTTCTCTTGAAGACCATACACAATCAAAAAGAGATGAGAACACACTCAAACCACTCTTGCGATTATTCTCCAATTTACTAAGGAACCATTTTATATAAACTTCAAACTTGAGTCCTTTGATCACTTCAAGACATGTCATACTTTTAAGAAATCTTCAATTGATCATAAGTAAAAACATCACAAGTCAACTTTAAAACTCTCTTCAAATATCAAATCTTTCAACTCTGccttatttaacattttaactCTACCTCTGAACCTTAACACGCCATTTGACCCCATCACCAACTccttaacatatttttttccgCTCACTCCACTTTCTCTTGAAGACTATGATTCAACAACTGCTTTCCTTTAATCAAACTTAGAAAATCATCAGATATAGTTAGACTACTACATCTAATGAAATCAACCTTAAACTCAACCTACAACTTCAGATCTATGAACACCACAACTAACCCAAGCTTTCTAATCATTCGTGGTAATCACTTCAACAAATGATATTGTAGACACCCCGTTTTAgcttttttaaaacttttcttctccTCCTGATTCATTGTGCTCC
This Vigna angularis cultivar LongXiaoDou No.4 chromosome 4, ASM1680809v1, whole genome shotgun sequence DNA region includes the following protein-coding sequences:
- the LOC108331054 gene encoding tryptophan aminotransferase-related protein 2; this encodes MPKLTFFSSRHFLVLSLALNVSLILRLMLHEGEEPHSHSCFGSQTGSSIARTNSNMLISSSNSNTCTTGAGNRVINLDHGDPRVYERFWRRTGEKSTIIIPGWQSMSYFSDVTNICWFLEAEFAREVVRLHTVVGNAVTEGRHIVVGTGSSQLFLAALYALSPTDAPEPISVVCASPYYSSYPSMTNHLKSGLYQWGGDAASFEKEGPYIELVTSPNNPDGHARISKVNRSQGFLVHDLAYYWPQYTPISAPADHDLTLFTVSKTTGHAGMRIGWALVKDKEVAKKMTKFIELNTIGVSKDSQLRAAKVLRAVSDSWEQGNSKEGESFFKFSHKLMANRWKQLRLVVEHSELFSLPKFSQSFCTFFKQVLEPQPAFVWLKCEGNVEDCESFLRAHNILTRSGKHFGVSPKYVRISMLDTDENFSHFLERLSAIKS